A stretch of the Capsicum annuum cultivar UCD-10X-F1 chromosome 8, UCD10Xv1.1, whole genome shotgun sequence genome encodes the following:
- the LOC107838992 gene encoding uncharacterized protein LOC107838992 — translation MAGVAVLQPHDVLKQRGSYRQIYAEPVISRRNSSSNPLPIPNPKNNRRKRSPRKGGSSNFSTSPAAKNKNLHLVMGEVKILKRGEVLTNKLSLNIVKEDNNFVSGEVVGDLLLSTTDRLGLEPDMVPKHITIADLYAGSAFVSSPPPSSLPVPAFFKKKSEGDNLEATSDLRRLLRLDLS, via the coding sequence ATGGCCGGTGTTGCTGTTCTTCAACCGCATGATGTTCTCAAACAGCGTGGAAGTTATCGTCAGATCTATGCAGAACCTGTGATTTCTAGACGAAATTCCAGTTCTAACCCTCTACCAATCCCTAACCCTAAGAACAATCGAAGAAAGCGAAGTCCACGTAAGGGTGGATCGTCTAACTTTTCGACTTCTCCTGCTGCTAAAAATAAAAACCTCCATCTGGTGATGGGCGAGGTGAAAATTCTCAAGCGCGGTGAAGTGTTGACCAATAAGTTGTCGTTGAACATAGTAAAGGAGGACAACAATTTTGTCAGTGGTGAAGTTGTTGGAGATTTGCTCTTGTCCACTACAGATCGGCTTGGTCTAGAGCCGGATATGGTTCCGAAGCACATAACAATTGCTGATTTATATGCTGGATCGGCTTTCGTCTCCTCCCCGCCACCGAGCTCTTTGCCCGTGCCGGCTTTCTTCAAGAAGAAAAGTGAGGGGGATAACCTTGAAGCCACAAGTGACTTGAGGCGTCTTCTCAGGCTCGATCTGTCCTAA
- the LOC107879136 gene encoding uncharacterized protein LOC107879136, translating into MVKHNFLNLKSTYTPAEIMEEMRNLYIIRMNYKKAYRAKEKALKLVRGSLRESYAKLPAYLYMVNTINPRSFTRLHKTEDNHFLYAFIALSTSIRGWRYCMHTIVVDGTFLKSVYKGTMMSASVLDAAGMCIVSDRHDNILKVVALVYPNVAHYICIYHLWNNIKGRFKKNQKQLKGIFFTMARTYIKADFDRLMEDIKKIDNRVKEYLFDIGYEKWSIAHAHVNRSMFITSNIAESLNSTNRDARDLPIK; encoded by the exons ATGGTGAAGCACAACTTTCTAAATCTTAAGTCAACATACACTCCAGCAGAGATCATGGAAGAAATGAGAAACTTGTACATAATTAGAATGAACTACAAAAAAGCATATAGAGCCAAAGAAAAAGCACTTAAGCTGGTAAGAGGTTCCTTGCGTGAATCTTATGCTAAATTGCCAGCTTACCTATACATGGTAAACACAATAAATCCTAGATCATTCACAAGGCTACATAAAACGGAGGACAATCACTTTTTATATGCTTTTATTGCGTTAAGCACATCAATTAGGGGCTGGAGATATTGTATGCATACCATTGTTGTTGATGGAACATTTCTGAAATCGGTATACAAGGGAACAATGATGTCTGCTAGTGTACTGGATGCAGCAG GCATGTGCATAGTATCTGATAGGCATGACAACATATTAAAAGTTGTTGCACTTGTATATCCAAATGTAGCTCACTATATATGTATCTACCATTTATGGAATAACATTAAGGGTAGATTTAAGAAGAATCAAAAGCAACTAAAGGGGATCTTCTTTACAATGGCCAGAACGTACATAAAGGCAGACTTTGATCGGCTTAtggaagacataaagaaaatcgATAATAGAGTGAAGGAGTATCTGTTTGATATAGGTTATGAAAAATGGTCCATAGCTCATGCCCATGTCAACAGGTCGATGTTCATCACTTCAAACATAGCAGAGTCCTTAAATTCAACAAATAGAGATGCAAGAGACTTGCCAATTAAATAA